The stretch of DNA TGCTGCCGAAGTTCAGTGCGTCCGCAATCATCGGCACCTGCATTGATGACTTTCACGTGGACCCGAGCAAACAGCGTCGGATTTTGTCGAACCCTGCCAACATGCCGCATCGCGCGGATATTCACATCGGGCCGTTAACCCTCAGCCTCTTAGTCACGGCCATTATGAGCCCCACGGGCGAGTACTTGGGGAATGCGTTGGAGTGGGCCGATGTCACCGAGAAGCGCAGACTCGAAACCGAAATGTCCCGGCTCAAAGCATCTCTCGACAATGCACGATCAAACGTGCTCGTGTGCGATCGCACCTACACCATCGTGTATGCCAATAACCAGTCTGTCACCACATTGCGCCGGTTAGAATCCGATATTCAAAAAGTCATGCCCGGGTTCTCCGTCGCCAAAGTCATCGGGTCGAACGTCGACCAGTACCACAAGAATCCAGCGCACCAACGCCGTTTGCTCGACAACCCGCAGAACTTGCCGTACCGAACAGAAATCAAGATCGGGCCATTGACGCTCGACCTTGCGGTCGCGGCCATCATGGGTGAAAAGGGCGAGTACCTCGGGAACGTGGTCGAGTGGGCCGATGTCAGCGCCCAGAAGAAGGCGCAGATCGAAATCGACAAGCTCATCGGTGCGGCAGCGGCCGGACAGCTTTCAGAACGCATTAATGCGGCGGATTTTGACGGCTTCTTTAAGACGCTCTCCGAAGGCGTGAATAAGATGCTCGATGCCGTCGTGACGCCCTTGCATGAGGCTCAGATGGTGCTCACAGCGATGGCGGCCAACGATCTCACCAAGACCATGACGGGGACCTATCAGGGTGAGTTCGAGCAAATGAAGGCCAGCCTGAACGGTGCGATGAATACGTTGAGTACCGCGATCTCGACCGTGCGCGGCGGCGCGGAAAGTGTCACCGCCGGCGCGGAGGAGATCACCAAGGGCAACGAGGATCTTTCTCAGCGCACGTCTGAGCAAGCCAGTGCGTTGGAGCAGACGTCGGCTTCTATGGAAGAGATGACCTCGACCGTAAAGCAAAATGCCGACAATGCGAAACAGGCTAACCAGCTGGCGATTGCCGCACGCGACATCGCCGACAAGGGCGGGTCCGTCACGGTCCGTGCCGTCGAAGCCATGGGAGAGATCAACAAGAGCAGCAAAAAGATTGCGGACATTATCACGGTCATCGACGAGATCGCTTTCCAGACCAACCTGCTGGCCTTGAATGCCGCCGTCGAGGCGGCCAGGGCAGGGGAACATGGTCGCGGGTTTGCGGTCGTGGCCGCCGAAGTCCGTAACCTGGCACAGCGGTCGGCGACGGCTGCCAAGGAAATTAAAGGATTGATCAACGAGTCCATCCAACGCGTGAACGACGGCAGCGAACTGGTCAATCAATCCGGCAAGACGCTGGAAGAGATTGTCAGCTCAGTCAAGCGCGTCACGGACATCATTGCTGAAATCACCGCGGCGTCCCAGGAGCAGGCCCAGGGGATCGACCAGGTCAACAAGGCCATCATGCAGATGGACGAGACGACGCAGCAGAACGCGGCGTTGGTTGAAGAAACGACGTCGGCCAGCCAGTCGATGAAAGACCAGGCGCAGGAACTCATGCGTCAGGTTGAAGTGTTCAAGGTTGACGAGGAAGGAGCCCAGCAGGCATCGCCGACGCGACCTGCGACCGGGAAGCCAACGGTCAAGGCTGGTGGCGCCCCCAAACCGGCCCTTAAAAAGCCGGTATTCTCGTCCAAAGCGGGGGAGGCCAAAGCCCCGGTCGGTGTGGCGGCCGGGAATGGTCACGATCGCCGTAAGAAAGATGACGATTTCGAGGAATTCTAGGTCCGGGGCTGCGGGGATGGGCAGTAGTTGTCCATTCCCGCAGCAGCCTCAGAACCTGTTCCATGCGGAATTGCGTGTGACAATACGCTCAAGGCCCAGCGCCTGAGCCGGTTTCGATTGAATCCACCTCTAGCCCAGGGACGGATCATGGATCTTAAAACGACGCTTTGGTATCTCGTCCTCTCCAGTTTGACGGTCGCGTATCTCGTCGTCTTGGCGGGGGTTCGAGCAGCCAAATCCCATGATGTGAATCATCACTCCCATCGCATGATCGTGGGGTGCACGATCATCGGTATCTGGCTGGTGGCCTACGTCCTGAAACAAGCAATCTTCGGCCGTGAATCGTTCAAAGGCCCTGATAGCGCCTATTGGACGGTCTATGTCCCAATCTTTGTGACACACATGTTGTTCGCGATCACGACCATAGGACTAGGCGCCTACAATCTGTATATGGGCCTGCATCGCCTTCGATATGGAAGTGTCGGAGCCATGGTCGCCGGCATGACCACCCATCGCCGCATGGGGAATGCGCTCGTCTGGACGTTCAGCGGCACCATGATCACGGCCTATCTGGTCTATTTAATGCTGTTTGTCTGGTACCGGAGCTAACACGATGGACTACGCCATTACGACACAGGAATATGAGCAAATCCGTACCTTGTTGTATGACGAAAGCGGCATTTCATTGGGGGACAGCAAGCAATCCCTGGTGGTATCCCGCCTCACGAAGCGCTTGCGCGACCTCCAACTGGAGAGCTTCGATTCCTACTATCAGTACGTGACTCAGGACGACAGCGGCGAAGAATTCACCCGAATGCTGGACCTGCTCTCCACGAACAAAACGGATTTTTTCCGCGAACCCAAGCATTTCGACTTTCTTCGCGAGCGCATTCTTCCCACACTGCAACAGGAAAAACACATCCGCATCTGGTCTTCCGCCTGTTCCACCGGCGAGGAGCCCTATACCATCGCCATGACGCTGCACGACGCCGTCAAGAACCCGGCCTTGTGGAACTTTGAAATTCTGGCCTCAGACATCTCCACCCGTGTATTGGCCCATGCCGCCAAGGGCCTGTATGCGGAGGAACGCCTCCGCGATGTGCCGGCGGAAGTCGTAAAACGGCATTTCCTTCACGGACGCGGCGACAGCGCAGGGCTCGTGAAAGTCAAACCGCATCTCTCGGAGATCATCAAGTTTCGGCGGATGAATTTGATGGATGATCGCTTTCCCATTAAAGCGCCTTTGGATCTGATCTTCTGCCGGAATGTGATGATCTATTTCGATCGCCCGACGCAGGAACGTCTGGTCAACAAGTTTTATCATCATCTGAAACCAGGCGGACATCTCTTCATCGGCCACTCAGAAAGCCTCCAATGGGTCTCCCACCCATTCAAGACCCTTGCGCCGACCATCTACTGGAAGGAAGGCTAATCGGAATGGCCGCAGTCAATCTTGACACGTTCTCCCATATCCGGCGGATGCACGATAATCGTTTCCTGACCGAGATTGCCTGCATTCTGCCGGGCGAGTTTTTTGTCAGCCGGGAACCCATGGTGGTCTATACCGTGCTCGGCTCCTGCATTTCGGCCTGCATTCGTGATCCGGTTGCAAAAGTCGGCGGCATGAATCATTTCATGCTCCCGGCGCCGAAAGAGCATCAGTCTGGCGATGCCTGGGGAGGGGAGTCTACACGGTATGGCTCCTTTGCCATGGAACAACTGATCAATGAAATCTTGAAACGCGGCGGGATGAAGCATCGCTTGGAAGTCAAATTGTTCGGTGCCGGGAAGATCTACGAAGGCAATATTGATGTCGGAGCCAGAAATACGGAATGGGTCCTACATTTCCTCAAAAACGAAGGGTACACAATTGCAAAAAGTGATCTAGGCGATGTGTTCCCACGGAAAGTGTATTACTTTACGGATTCAGGGCGAGTTCTGATGAAGAAGATCGAACGAGTGAAAAATCGGACGATCTTCGAACGGGAAACCGAATACCAACACCGGATCGAAGTCGAACCGACGGCAACCAAGGACAACATCACGTTGTTCTGAGCACAGTGTCTCATTCGCCGATCGAAGTTCTCGACTCCGGACGCGGGTGCATCACGTTGATCAGATACGAGGGAGACTATGAAAAAAATACGGGTCCTGATCATCGACGATTCAGCCCTCATGCGACAAGTGTTGGCCGAATTGCTTTCAAAGGATCCAACGATCGAGGTGATCGGCAGTGCTCCGGATCCCTATGTGGCGCGAGAGAAAATCAAGACGCTCAATCCCGATGTCCTGACGCTGGATGTGGAAATGCCAAAAATGGATGGGCTCACCTTTCTCGAGAAACTCATGCGTGGACGACCGATGCCGGTCATCATGGTGAGTTCCCTCACGGAGGCCGGATGCCAAACCACCATTCGAGCATTGGAATTGGGGGCCGTCGACTTTATCACCAAACCAAAAATTGATTTACGGGAAGGAATGGACGCCATCGCAGACGATCTGCTGGCTAAGGTGAAGGGCGCCGCCACCGCTTCCGTCCGGCGCGCTCCGACAGCCTCTCCCCAAGGCAGCTCGCGGCCGGCCGCGCTGAACTCGGCGATGATCAAGACCACAGATATGATCATCGCCATTGGGGCTTCAACCGGAGGTACAGAGGCGGTGAAGGAGGTGTTGCAGGTGCTGCCACCCAACACCCCTCCGATTCTGATCACGCAACACATGCCGGAGCGTTTCACCAAAACGTGGGCCGATCGCATGAACCAACTCTGCCGCATCTCGGTGAAGGAAGCCGAGGACGGAGACAGTGTGCTGCCCGGACACGCGCTCATTGCTCCCGGCAATTACCATATGACGCTGGTCCGCAGCGGCGCACGGTATTCAGTTCGCATCAACCAAGACGATCCGGTGAATCGCCATCGTCCATCAGTCGACGTCATGTTCGACTCCGTCGCGCAGTTCGCCGGCGGAAATGCCGTCGGCGTGATCCTGACCGGGATGGGCGGTGACGGATCCAGGGGCCTCCTTCGGATGAAGGAAGCCGGCGCCCACACCATCGCACAGGATGAGGCCTCTTGCGTTGTCTTCGGTATGCCGAAAGAGGCCATCAAGCTCGGTGCCGCCGAACGGATTCTTCCGCTGCAAGACGTCGCGTCGGGTATTCTCACGCATGTATCCCGCACCTAACCATTTCACATTCACGCAAAAGGAGTTCAGCATGAAAATTACCCAGGAAGTGCGCAACACACAAGTGACATTAAAACTCGAAGGAAACTTTACCTATACTCAGCGCAAGCCGTTTCAGGAGGCGTTGAAGGCCGTCGGCACCAATCAAGTGGATGAAATCGTTATCGACCTGTCGCAGGTAGCCTTCCTCGACAGCGCGGCGCTGGGATTGTTGATGATCAGTCATCGGCAACTCCAAGCCGAGAAGCGGACGCTCTCGTTGGCCTATCCTCAACCGACCGTTCGCCAAATTATTGAACTGGCGAATCTGCACAAAACGATTCCGGTGATTGAGGCGCAGGTGTCGTCCATGGTTAAGAAGAGCGCATAAATTCCGTCCCCAGGCCCAGGAAGGAGCGCTGCATGCAGATTACGGAACGCCGTATCGGAGAGTCTGTCATTCTCGATTTGATGGGGGAATTAACCTACGCGAATCGTACGATCTTCAAGGCTGCGGTGGAGCAATGCAAACGAGGCGGGTGTCGACACCTGATCTTGAACATGCGTGGCGTCCGATTTCTCGATAGTTCCGCGCTCGGCACCTTAGCGTTGCTGACGCAGAGCCTTTCGGCCACGCAGGGGAAAGTCAGCCTGCTGAATCCTCAGAGTTATGTCAAAGAGATTGTCACCCTGGCAAATCTTCATACGCTTCTGCCGGTCTATACTTCGGAACAGGATGCCCTTGCGGGGAGCCGACTTCCGGCGGTCGGATAAGTCCGGTATGAGGAGCAGCAGACGTGGCTGAGCCAGCGCGTATTATTGACCCAACTCCTGCCGCAAAGGCCTCCAAGTCGGTGCCGGTCATCCTCCTCGTCGACGACGATGAGATTACCCGTATTAGTATGGCTGGGCGGCTGAAGCGGTTGGGCTACCGTGTCATCGAAGCCAGCGACGGAGTCGCTGGCTTGGCCGCCATCCGCGCACAGCGTCCCGATCTCGTGATTCTCGATTGGATGATGCCGGGTCTGGATGGCCCCAGCGTCTGCGAGGCGCTCCGTGCGGATCAGGAGTTACGGTCCAGTCAGGTCGTGCTCATGACTGCACACGACCAACCCGAACAAATTGCGGAAGGGCTCTCCCGCGGCGCCGATGATTTTCTCAGCAAAGCGGCAAGTAAGCAGGAAGTCTTGGCACGGGTGCAGGCCAGTCTCAGATCCAGCGCGCTTGTCCGCGAAATCGAACGCACCCGCGATGATCTTGATCGTTCCCATCGGCTGCTGTCCGCCAAACAAACCGAACTGGAGAGCGAACTGCAATCGGCTGCGGACTTCGTGCGTGCGCAGCTGCCTCTCCCCGGCATGCCGGCACCGGGAATCAGCATGCAGTGGGCCTACCAACCGTCTCTCGCTTTGGGCGGCGATTTGTTTCAGGTCAGCGCCTGGGGTTCTGACACATTGGGATTCTATATTCTCGATGCGTCGGGCCACGGTGTGTCCGCAGCGTTGCGCGCGGTCGCGCTGATGAGTTTTTTGCGTGAAGACAATCTCGCGAAAGCGGTCGGATCTTTTGATCCGGGAGCCATCATCACTGAGGCCAACCGTCGCTTTCCGTTGACCCCGGAGGGGGAATACTTCACCTTGTGGGTAGGGCGTCTGCACCTCCCGTCGCGCACCTTATCGTATGCCGCAGCAGGGCACTGCGGCGCATTCCTGCATTCCATCGAAGGGACCTCCCAATGGTTATCCTCGGCCAGTCTTCCTTTAGGTTTCGATCCGACCATCACCTTCGACAGTACGACCGCACAATTGCAGCTCCGGGATCGTCTGTATCTTCTGAGTGACGGGATCTATGAAGCCCCGTCGCCGACAGGGGAGTTGTGGGGCAGAGACCGTCTGCAAGCGACACTGGAAACCCATCGCACGCACACGTTGGCACACAGCATAGGAGAAGCTATGGCAACGGCCCGACTGTGGCTAGGGGGCGACATTTTCCCTGATGATGTGGCGCTTCTCGGCGTCGAAGTATTGGACGGCTCGGCTTCGGCAACGGAAAAGCCGTAATGGACGCACAACCTGTCATGGACCTGGCCGCTGCCTTGGAACGGTTCGACGGTGATCAGGACCTCTTTCTGACCCTGGCCGAGATGTTCCTCGAGCGAGCCCCTACCGCACTCATCGGGATCCAGACCGCGCTCGTCGACCAGGATCTGCCGTTGTTGGTGAAGGAAGCCCATAAATTAAAGGGATCGGCCATGGAGTTCTGCGCCCGCCCAACCGTGGCCGCAGCAGCACAGCTTGAAGAATCGGCCCGTCAGTCGGCCACACAGGAAATCCCCGCGCTCGCGGACCAAGTGTCCGTTGAGCTCCAACGGTTAACGGCGGCCTTGAAGGTGATTATCGAAAAAGGATTTCCTTCATGACGCCTGCCTCCAACGCCAAAAAGCTGTTACTGGTTCATCCCAGTGCGGAGACATCGGCACTGGTTATGGAACAGGCGACGGCACGTGGGATCTCGGTCATCACGGCACCAGATTCGGATGGGGCCTTATCAATGATGGACATGGCCATGCCCGACATCTTATTGGTCGACTGGTTTCAGCCGGCAAAGACCAGGCTAGCGCTTCTCCATGAGGCCCGCCGCCGTTGTCTCTGGATGCCGATTATCGCCACGGCACACAAAGGGGATGAGCATGCCATTCTGGACGCCGTTCGTGCGGGTGCGGGAGATTACCTCTACAGTCCAGTCCGAGTTGAAGAATTCTGGAAGGCTCTGAATCGGGCGTTCGAGCGAATTCCTCAGACCGTTGAGGATATTCCTGGCATTGAACAGGTGGAGTATCGGCTCGTCATCGGCACCAATCCTGCCGATGTCGAGTCTTGTGTGACGTGGCTCGTCGAGCGGACGGCCATGACCTTACCGGAAACCCAGCGGCTGCACCTCCGCACCACGCTTATCGAACTGATCGTCAACGCGGTCGAACATGGCAGCCTTGAAATCTTCTACCAGGAGAAACATGAAGCGCTCAGCGCCGATCAGTTTGAGTCGCTGATCGCCGACCGCCGCCGGCATCCGCGGTTTGCAACGCGCCGTGTCATTGTCAAAGCCCTGTACGACAAAATCCATCGCCGCATCCGGTACGTCATTACGGATCAGGGGAACGGGTTTCGCTGGAACGGCTTCCTCACGCGATCGGACGAGCCCTGCGATAGCCGCGACGCGAATGGACGCGGCGTCTTTCTCGCCAAGGCCTTCTTTCCTGATCTCACCTATAACGAACGCGGCACGGAAGTGTCTTTTTCTGTGCCCCTGGCATAGGACACGTGCTTGGCGACGCCATCTGACTTGACGCCGCCTGTAGCCAGGGTTTATCTTCCCTTCGCCGATTCGCATTTTTTGCCACACGGTCATCTATGAGGCACCTCATGACTCCTCGCACGCCCCTGATGGTCTCGTTCCTGCTCCTCACTTTCTTGTCCGGCTGCAGTACCAGCGAATGGGTACACCCGAGCCGTCCGAAAGATCAATTCACGCAGGACTATAACAAGTGCCAAGCCGACACCATGCGTGATCCCAAGCTCCAACAGGGCATTCAGCTACTGATCATCCAGGCCACCGAGCGTTGCGTCCAGAAGCAGGGGTGGCGTTTGGTAGAAAAAGAATAGACGAGCGAGCGTCTGGTCCGGCGATCGACGACAGCCGACGCCTCTTGCGACCAAACCGCGGTTCGATCGCTCGAGACGACCTCCCTGCTGACCCGCCTCTGTGAACAGCACCGTTTTTGTTGACGGACGGATCCAGCTCCGCTATGTAGATGACGAGGCAGCCATCTTCGTGGCGAACTCGTCAGACTCACGACTCGCGCTCCACGATCAGCCGATTCCTTGTATCGGCGCGTTGGCGGCTTCCAGCACATCCTCGTTCGGGCCATGAGCACATCCACTAGTTCCGGCTTGCCATGGCACATTAGCCGCTTGTCGGAACAGAAACAGGAACAGACGTATGACACGAATTGATCTCATCGCCGGCGCCAGACCCAATTTCATGAAGATTGCGCCGATCATCGACGCCTTGACTGCGGCCCGCTCGAAGGGCAGCCGGCTACAGTACCGGCTCATCCATACGGGGCAGCACTATGATCGTGCCATGTCGGGAAGTTTCTTTGAGGAACTCGGAATCCCTGATCCGGACATCAATCTAGAAGTGGGGTCCGGAACTCAGGCCGAGCAAACAGCGGCCATCATGGTGAACTATGAACGAGTCCTGTCCAAAGAGAAGAGTGCGCTCTGTCTGGTCGTCGGAGATGTGACCTCGACGATGGCTTGTTCCATCGTCGCGCGCAAGATGGGTATTCCAGTGGCCCATGTGGAAGGCGGCATTCGCTCGCACGACTGGACCATGCCGGAAGAGATCAATCGTGTCGTCACCGATTCCCTCACCAATTGGTTCTTTACCACCAGCGACACTGCCAACGAGAATCTGCGTCGCGCCGGAGTGACGGACGATCGAATCTTCTTCGTCGGCAACACCATGATCGATACGCTGCTGAAGCAACTCCCACGGTTACGCCCGCCGTCATGTTGGACTTCGCTCGCGCTGGAACCCAACTCATACTTTGTCGTGACGCTCCATCGACCGGCCAATGTGGATGGGGAGCAGCAACTGCTCGGACTGTTGCAAGCCATCGCGGAGGGGACTCACGGCTTACCGGTGGTATTTCCGGTACACCCGCGGACCGCTAAGAATTTGCGGGAGGCAGGGAAGACATTGCCCTCCATGCACTATGTCGATCCATTGGGCTACCTTGAATTCAACTACCTCGTCAAACACGCCCGCGGGGTGATTACGGATTCGGGCGGCATCACCGAAGAAACGACGGTACTCGGAATCCCTTGCCTGACCTTGCGCGACAACACCGAGCGACCGGAGACCGTCACGATCGGAACCAATGAACTGATTGGAACCGATCCGCGGAAACTACCTCCGGCACTGGCGCGCCTGATGGCCGGCCAGTGGAAGAAAGGTGCAATTCCACCCCGGTGGGACGGAAAGACGGCCGAGCGAATCGTGGAACACTTGGAAACGCTGCTCCTCTCATCATGACTGCATTCAAACCCTACGAATAGACGAGGACCTTGCGACACATCACTCATTACGGTAAAGTAATGATAGCTACTTTATGTAAGGAGGAACGATGTCCACCTCGACGTTGACCAGCAAAGGCCAGACCACCATACCGAAAGACGTCCGTGAACGGCTCAATCTCCATCCAGGGGATCGTCTAGAATTTGTCATCGACGAGGACGGACGGGTGATTGTGCTTCCGGCGAGTGTCGATGCCTCGGAGCTTGCCGGCATGCTCAAGCGGCCGGCCAAGCCGGTCACTGTCGAAGAGATGAATCAAGTGATTCGCAAGCGGGGGGGGCGGCGATGATCGGGATCGATACGAATGTGCTCGTCAGGCACTTAGTACAAGACGACCCCCGTCAGGCACACGCAGCCACACAGGTCATCACGAAGCAATGCACGCGGGATAACCCAGGATTTATTAACCGCATCGTCCTCTGCGAGCTAGTCTGGGTCTTGGAGAGCGCCTACGGATATTCGAAAGACACGATCGTGAATGTCCTGGATCGTCTTCTGCGTACGAGCCAACTCAGAGTGGAGGATGCACAGACAGCATGGACGGCCTATCGGCTGTATCAAAAGGGGAAGGCGGATTTTTCGGATTGCCTTCTGGGATCAACCAACCGCTTGGGCGGCTGTGAGTCGACCGTCACCTTTGATCGAGCCGCCGGTAAACTCGAAGGATTCCAGTTGCTGTAGTGGCCTTGCCTGACCTTGCGCGACAACACCGAGCGACCGGAGACCGTCACGATCGGGACCAATGAGCTGATTGGAACCGATCCGCGGAAACTACCTCCGGCACTGGCGCGCCTGATGGCCGGCCAGTGGAAGAAAGGTGCAATTCCACCGCGATGGGACGGAAAGACGGCCGAGCGAATCGTGGAACATCTCCGAACACTGTTGGTGCGCGCATAGCTCCAACCGCATACCCCGTAGGATTCAAAACGTCGCAGATCGAGGGTGACATCCCCGTAGACTACTTGAACACGCGTGCGTCGATCTCCTCGTTATGTACCAAGTCTCAACTCGTCTTCGCTCGACACTATCCGTGAACCAACCGCACCCAGCACTCAGGCCTTCGAGGGCTGCATTCCACACATTCGCATTGTTGGGGGTAGAAGAGCAGGGAACGTGCGCTACAGGATGCGCAAACGAGTCATGAATTCATGCGGGAGAGAACCGGTATAGGCGACCCGCAGTGTCGTGATCGGATGCTTGGACCCATACCGTTTCGACGCCCATCCTCCCACCGGTTGTACGCTGCCCTCACAGAGAGTGCTCGCGCCTCCTTCAACCGTGAGCAGGAGCGGGGGATTACACCCTTCCAAGCGATATCCCCCATCCACGGGAATAGGCCGGCACCCCAAGTGCCAATTGAGCTCCACCTGGTGCACGCCGGTCCCCGTGAGCCAGTCCCAAATCATCCAGGAACCGGGCGGCTCATACGACACCCCTCGCAAATGGGTCACACCTAATCGATCCTTGTATCCATAATGCCGGGCGATCACGGTGATTTTCCCTTCGGGCGTCTCATCTTTGTAGACCAGGTGGGTGTCAAAGGGCAGGGACCAGGCCAATGAACCGTCTTGTATCGCCTGGTCCAACCCATCGATGGTGACCGTATTGTGAGCGCGTGTACTACGAAAATACGCCCGCCACTCATCATGACCGGTGAAGGTATAGGTGCCCGGGTCGATCAGCACATCCTGCGCGCCCACCTGCAAAAACAGCGACAGGGCATCGGCATGCCCGTGCGTATACCGTGGCGCCATCCCCAGCGCACCATGATCGAAAATCGCCCTGTCTCGCGTGCGGCCACGAATAATCGAATATCCCGAGAGATGAAAGGTGGACAGCCCGGGAGAGTGTGGCCTGGTGGGATGAACAAAATGCATGTACGGAGAGAGCGCGTGTTCATCCTCACCTTCTCCAATCGGCGGAAGGCTCCCGTCGATTGAATTGCGGAACTCATCCAGAAAGTCGCGGCTGCGCGCAAACACTTGGCGGATCTTCTCAGGCACAGGCGACTGCCGATGATCGAGGAGCGCCAACACCATCCCGTAAAGATCCGTACAAAATTGCAGGTACCCCACTCCCTGCTCCTGGCTGCCGCCGTCATGACTGATGTGCCGGGGAGTTTCCTCTTCCAAGAGGTAATGCCCGAATGCGAGCCATCGCTCGGCCATGTCCATTTCAGGGAAGAGACTGCCGGCATAGATCAATGCCACTGCCCCCGCCAGCGTGTCATGAGGGGTAATCAAGCGAAGCGACAGGCGTTTTCGGATCAATTCCGCATGACCGGCAATGAGGGTCAACACCGCAGGCCACACTGGCGCAGAAGTGAGCGCCGACGGACGGAGTGCATCCATCGCATGACAGACTGCCAGGAGGCGAAGCGCGCACTCCGTCGGGCAGATATAGTGAATCCCCATCAAAAACGGGTTCGCGTCAACCCAGGAAACGAGCTGTGCCTCCACCGCCGCCACGGCGGCTGAACGCACGGCCGGTTCAGCCTGCTGTGCCAACATCGCCAGGAGCACCAGGTGCTGGAGGCGTGAAGGCTCCCACGCCATGCGGATATCTCCGCAGGGGTTGCCGGACTGAATCGGGATGTCGGCAAAAAATCGGCGCGGCCAGAGGGTGCCCGTATCCGGCGCTCGATGCCAACAGGAGCCGTCTGGAGCCCAGGCCCAGGTATACCCAAAGATGGTCACGAAGCCTTTGAGCAGAGCCTCCAGCCGGGACTCATCTGCCGGAAGATGCCAGGGCAGAGGAGGCAACATCGGCGAGGAACTGGCGCAGAACGAATAGCGCGACACATCCTGCGCCGTAAATGCTCGATGGAGTGATTGCCGGCCGAGTCCCTGCCGCAGGTGTAAGAGCGAAAACAGCGCGCGCTCTCTCGCGTGACTCCACCATTCCAAGCGTCCCGGCGCGGCGAGGGCTTTCACCGACGACGCGAGACGTTGGGGGAGAGCATTGGGATTGAATGACAGCGTTACGCGCACTGACAAGCCATGCAGAATGAGTGGGAACAAAAATTGTGAACAAGGCTCCGTCCATTCGGCCTTGATTAAGTGCTACGTCGATGAAGGCACAGTACATTCGTCGAGCGCTGAGGTCAATGCCGAAAACCACGTAACCCTGCACCGGTGGCGTGACACAGGCATGCCGGAAGAGCGGGAGTCGTGCGTCAGAATAAGACAGCCGATGCAGAGAAATTCAGTCGGGGGCGGATGGCACTAACACTACGTAGCGGAATTGTGATAAGGAACAGGGGGTCATGGTTCGTTGAGACGATACTGCGTGACTCTGGATATCCGCAGGTATTCTGTTGAGACACAAAAAGGGAGCGACGCGGCACAGTGAAAAAGGCACTCATCACCGGCATCAGCGGACAAGACGGATCGTATTTGGCAGAAGTGCTGCTCGCCA from Nitrospira sp. encodes:
- a CDS encoding methyl-accepting chemotaxis protein → MALNVELLESSFQLVAPKGEELVSRFYERLFKKYPAVKPLFKKTSIKEQKKKLLASLVLVIQNIRRPEKLTPVLQDMGARHVGYGVQPAHYDAVGENLLAVLGEVAGSAWTPQVKQAWTEAYGAIKTLMLAGAERAQSTQGEKTMSKAKEKKGASAGTDMLGFYLGALDQSQNNILLCDRNLVITYANSTAQKTLTTLESEIKKVLPKFSASAIIGTCIDDFHVDPSKQRRILSNPANMPHRADIHIGPLTLSLLVTAIMSPTGEYLGNALEWADVTEKRRLETEMSRLKASLDNARSNVLVCDRTYTIVYANNQSVTTLRRLESDIQKVMPGFSVAKVIGSNVDQYHKNPAHQRRLLDNPQNLPYRTEIKIGPLTLDLAVAAIMGEKGEYLGNVVEWADVSAQKKAQIEIDKLIGAAAAGQLSERINAADFDGFFKTLSEGVNKMLDAVVTPLHEAQMVLTAMAANDLTKTMTGTYQGEFEQMKASLNGAMNTLSTAISTVRGGAESVTAGAEEITKGNEDLSQRTSEQASALEQTSASMEEMTSTVKQNADNAKQANQLAIAARDIADKGGSVTVRAVEAMGEINKSSKKIADIITVIDEIAFQTNLLALNAAVEAARAGEHGRGFAVVAAEVRNLAQRSATAAKEIKGLINESIQRVNDGSELVNQSGKTLEEIVSSVKRVTDIIAEITAASQEQAQGIDQVNKAIMQMDETTQQNAALVEETTSASQSMKDQAQELMRQVEVFKVDEEGAQQASPTRPATGKPTVKAGGAPKPALKKPVFSSKAGEAKAPVGVAAGNGHDRRKKDDDFEEF
- a CDS encoding DUF420 domain-containing protein; translated protein: MDLKTTLWYLVLSSLTVAYLVVLAGVRAAKSHDVNHHSHRMIVGCTIIGIWLVAYVLKQAIFGRESFKGPDSAYWTVYVPIFVTHMLFAITTIGLGAYNLYMGLHRLRYGSVGAMVAGMTTHRRMGNALVWTFSGTMITAYLVYLMLFVWYRS
- a CDS encoding protein-glutamate O-methyltransferase, which produces MDYAITTQEYEQIRTLLYDESGISLGDSKQSLVVSRLTKRLRDLQLESFDSYYQYVTQDDSGEEFTRMLDLLSTNKTDFFREPKHFDFLRERILPTLQQEKHIRIWSSACSTGEEPYTIAMTLHDAVKNPALWNFEILASDISTRVLAHAAKGLYAEERLRDVPAEVVKRHFLHGRGDSAGLVKVKPHLSEIIKFRRMNLMDDRFPIKAPLDLIFCRNVMIYFDRPTQERLVNKFYHHLKPGGHLFIGHSESLQWVSHPFKTLAPTIYWKEG
- a CDS encoding chemotaxis response regulator protein-glutamate methylesterase → MKKIRVLIIDDSALMRQVLAELLSKDPTIEVIGSAPDPYVAREKIKTLNPDVLTLDVEMPKMDGLTFLEKLMRGRPMPVIMVSSLTEAGCQTTIRALELGAVDFITKPKIDLREGMDAIADDLLAKVKGAATASVRRAPTASPQGSSRPAALNSAMIKTTDMIIAIGASTGGTEAVKEVLQVLPPNTPPILITQHMPERFTKTWADRMNQLCRISVKEAEDGDSVLPGHALIAPGNYHMTLVRSGARYSVRINQDDPVNRHRPSVDVMFDSVAQFAGGNAVGVILTGMGGDGSRGLLRMKEAGAHTIAQDEASCVVFGMPKEAIKLGAAERILPLQDVASGILTHVSRT
- a CDS encoding STAS domain-containing protein, with protein sequence MKITQEVRNTQVTLKLEGNFTYTQRKPFQEALKAVGTNQVDEIVIDLSQVAFLDSAALGLLMISHRQLQAEKRTLSLAYPQPTVRQIIELANLHKTIPVIEAQVSSMVKKSA
- a CDS encoding STAS domain-containing protein translates to MQITERRIGESVILDLMGELTYANRTIFKAAVEQCKRGGCRHLILNMRGVRFLDSSALGTLALLTQSLSATQGKVSLLNPQSYVKEIVTLANLHTLLPVYTSEQDALAGSRLPAVG